From a single Lolium rigidum isolate FL_2022 chromosome 7, APGP_CSIRO_Lrig_0.1, whole genome shotgun sequence genomic region:
- the LOC124673715 gene encoding protein DMP2-like — MANTAFKSLGDVLMVLPTSTVIVYEVLNPIVTNTGVCSVANKVVTAVLLSLCAFSCAFSAFTDSYIGADGKVRYGIATVRGLVPISGGDDTDGEGRDFSKYRLRLADFAHALFSVMVFAAVALLADANTVACFYPQLLAQQKALVTALPVVIGALASGFFVVFPSTRHGIGYPPMKPAATALASQ, encoded by the coding sequence ATGGCGAACACGGCGTTTAAGAGCCTTGGCGACGTGCTCATGGTGCTGCCGACGTCCACGGTTATCGTGTACGAGGTGCTGAACCCGATCGTGACCAACACCGGCGTGTGCAGCGTGGCGAACAAGGTTGTCACGGCGGTGCTCCTCTCGCTCTGCGCCTTCTCGTGCGCCTTCTCGGCCTTCACCGACAGCTACATCGGCGCCGACGGCAAGGTCAGGTATGGCATCGCGACGGTCAGGGGTCTCGTGCCGATCAGCGGCGGCGACGACACTGACGGCGAGGGGAGGGACTTCTCCAAGTACAGGCTGCGGCTTGCAGACTTCGCGCACGCCCTCTTCTCGGTGATGGTGTTCGCGGCCGTGGCGCTGCTGGCCGACGCCAACACAGTGGCGTGCTTCTACCCGCAGCTCCTGGCGCAGCAGAAGGCGCTGGTCACGGCGCTGCCCGTCGTGATCGGCGCCCTCGCCAGCGGGTTCTTCGTCGTCTTCCCCTCCACGCGCCACGGGATCGGGTACCCGCCGATGAAGCCTGCCGCAACCGCGCTGGCGTCGCAGTAG